A DNA window from Candidatus Sulfidibacterium hydrothermale contains the following coding sequences:
- a CDS encoding acetyl-CoA hydrolase/transferase family protein produces MDIQKDYQQKLTTAEKAVQLVKSGDRVEYGAFNGKPVLCDKALAARHNELQDVLIYAVTTVPPVPETVKFPQAFTYMDWHFSKINRVMQKQYGLGFYSPIIYHLAPRYYREGLARPRRQVTILQTTPMDKNGYFNFGLQNSETMAKIEMSEVVIVEVNPNMPRAFGGNEESVHIAKVTAIVEAPKEQVLAAMPPAEPTEADLKIAENILPFIKDESVVQLGIGGIPNAVGRLIAQSGLKNLGGHTEMLSDAYIDMIQSGVMNGSKKAIDRHKVPYTFALGSQRLYDFIHENAGLASYPANYTNDPRVIARLDNFVSINNALQVDLYSQVNGESLGMYQVSGNGGMFDFVLGSQWSKNGKSFICLNSTYQNAEGKTESRIMAALAPHSIVTIPRQLVDYVVTEFGAVKLKPKPTWQRAEELISIAHPDFREDLIQQAEKLRIWRRSNKR; encoded by the coding sequence ATGGATATACAGAAAGATTACCAGCAAAAGCTGACAACGGCCGAAAAGGCAGTACAACTTGTTAAATCGGGCGACCGTGTAGAATACGGCGCCTTTAACGGAAAACCGGTGTTGTGCGACAAAGCACTGGCCGCACGGCACAACGAACTACAGGATGTGCTCATCTATGCTGTTACCACCGTCCCGCCGGTACCCGAAACAGTGAAATTCCCCCAGGCTTTTACGTACATGGACTGGCATTTCAGCAAAATCAACCGCGTGATGCAAAAACAGTACGGACTGGGATTTTATTCGCCCATCATTTACCATCTGGCACCCCGCTACTACCGCGAAGGGCTGGCCCGTCCGCGGCGGCAGGTAACCATTTTGCAAACCACGCCCATGGACAAAAACGGTTATTTTAACTTCGGATTGCAAAATTCCGAAACCATGGCCAAAATCGAAATGTCCGAAGTGGTCATCGTGGAAGTCAATCCCAACATGCCGCGGGCTTTCGGCGGCAACGAAGAGTCGGTACACATTGCAAAAGTAACCGCCATTGTGGAAGCACCCAAAGAGCAGGTGTTGGCCGCTATGCCTCCGGCCGAACCTACCGAAGCCGACCTGAAAATCGCCGAAAACATTCTGCCGTTTATCAAAGACGAATCGGTAGTACAACTCGGTATCGGCGGTATTCCCAATGCTGTCGGGCGGTTAATAGCACAGTCGGGACTGAAAAACCTCGGCGGTCATACCGAAATGCTTTCCGATGCCTATATCGACATGATTCAGTCGGGCGTGATGAATGGTTCCAAAAAAGCCATCGACCGTCATAAAGTGCCTTATACTTTTGCCCTCGGCAGTCAGCGCCTGTACGATTTCATTCACGAAAACGCCGGCCTGGCTTCCTATCCGGCCAACTACACCAACGACCCGCGCGTCATTGCCCGGCTTGACAATTTCGTTTCCATCAACAACGCCCTGCAGGTCGATTTGTACTCGCAGGTCAACGGCGAAAGCCTCGGCATGTATCAGGTTTCGGGCAACGGCGGCATGTTCGACTTTGTCCTCGGCAGCCAGTGGTCCAAAAACGGCAAAAGCTTCATTTGTCTCAATTCCACCTACCAAAATGCCGAAGGCAAAACCGAATCGCGCATCATGGCCGCACTGGCACCCCACAGCATCGTCACCATTCCACGGCAGCTGGTCGATTACGTGGTCACCGAGTTCGGCGCCGTCAAACTCAAACCCAAACCCACGTGGCAACGCGCCGAAGAGCTCATCAGTATTGCCCATCCCGATTTCAGGGAAGACCTGATTCAACAGGCCGAAAAACTGCGAATTTGGCGCCGGTCCAATAAGCGGTAA
- a CDS encoding peroxiredoxin: MSVLVGKKAPLFEATAVVNGGEFVEKFSLEQYIGKKHVIFFFYPLDFTFVCPTEILAFQEKMEEFEKRNVAVVGCSVDSAYSHWAWLNTEKNDGGIKGVKFPLVSDLSKTISENYDVLAGEYDYNEEGEMVFHGEAVAYRGLFLIDKQGVVRHQIVNDLPLGRSIDEALRMVDALQFFEEHGEVCPANWKPGDEAMEATHEGVAQYLSHH; this comes from the coding sequence ATGTCAGTATTAGTTGGAAAAAAAGCGCCTTTATTTGAGGCAACAGCCGTGGTAAACGGTGGTGAATTTGTAGAGAAATTTTCGCTGGAACAGTATATCGGAAAAAAACATGTTATCTTTTTCTTTTACCCGTTGGATTTTACCTTTGTATGTCCTACGGAAATCCTGGCTTTCCAGGAAAAGATGGAAGAATTTGAAAAACGCAATGTGGCTGTAGTCGGTTGTTCTGTGGACTCGGCTTACTCGCACTGGGCCTGGCTGAACACCGAGAAAAACGACGGCGGTATCAAAGGGGTAAAATTCCCGTTGGTTTCGGACCTGTCGAAAACTATCTCGGAAAATTATGATGTGCTGGCCGGTGAGTACGATTACAACGAGGAAGGCGAAATGGTATTTCACGGCGAAGCCGTCGCTTATCGCGGATTGTTTTTGATTGACAAACAGGGGGTTGTGCGTCATCAGATAGTAAACGACCTGCCGCTGGGCCGCAGCATTGACGAAGCCCTGCGTATGGTGGATGCATTGCAGTTTTTTGAAGAGCACGGCGAAGTTTGCCCGGCCAACTGGAAACCCGGCGACGAAGCCATGGAAGCCACCCACGAAGGAGTTGCCCAGTATTTGAGCCATCACTAA
- a CDS encoding 1-deoxy-D-xylulose-5-phosphate synthase: MQKPKPGSLLASVRTPADLKKLSRKQLPQLAEELRNFILDVVSVHPGHLGSSLGVVELSIALHYVFNTPYDRLIWDVGHQAYAHKILTGRRDAFHTLRQLGGISGFPSLSENEYDTFGTGHASTSISAALGMATASVLKGEKDRHHIAVIGDGAMTGGMAIEGLNNAGASHANLLIILNDNGIAIDKNTGVMKEAFLRSSHLFEAFHFHYFGPVDGNDIPQLLDALEETKKQKGPKLLHIITTKGKGFREAEKKQTLFHAPGRFDRNTGALIAEDPENRITYQEVYGRTLLELAEKNKKIVAVTPAMPSGSALTFMMEKFPERVFDTGIAEQHAVTFSAGLAAADYTPFCTIYSTFLQRAYDQVIHDVALQKLPVVFGIDRAGLVGADGATHHGVFDLAFLNSIPDMVVAAPMNETELRQMMFTASQYKAGPFAIRYPRGYGFMKASEWKQPFETLPVGKGRQVKEGENIALVCIGQPGNFALEAARQLEKENIRPAVFDLRFLKPLDEALLHTVFRQYPFILTIEDGVMQGGLASAIASFAVANGYTNPIKSLGVPDRFIPHGSKSDLYRLCGFDVEGIVGAVKEMVG, translated from the coding sequence ATGCAGAAACCAAAACCGGGATCTTTGCTTGCCTCTGTCCGTACGCCGGCCGACCTGAAAAAGCTGAGCCGTAAACAATTGCCGCAACTGGCAGAAGAGCTGCGCAATTTTATTTTGGATGTGGTTTCGGTACATCCCGGACATTTGGGTTCCAGTCTGGGCGTCGTGGAACTTTCCATTGCCCTGCATTACGTTTTCAACACGCCGTACGACCGGCTCATCTGGGATGTGGGCCATCAGGCGTATGCGCACAAAATCCTTACCGGCCGGCGCGATGCATTTCACACGCTACGTCAGCTTGGCGGCATCAGCGGCTTTCCGTCACTGAGCGAAAACGAATACGACACTTTCGGTACCGGACATGCTTCCACTTCCATTTCGGCAGCACTCGGCATGGCCACTGCGTCGGTGCTGAAAGGCGAAAAAGACCGTCACCACATTGCTGTTATCGGCGACGGCGCCATGACCGGCGGCATGGCCATCGAAGGATTAAACAACGCCGGAGCATCGCACGCCAACCTGCTCATCATCCTGAACGACAACGGCATTGCCATCGACAAAAATACCGGTGTGATGAAAGAAGCCTTTTTGCGCAGCAGTCATCTTTTTGAAGCTTTTCACTTTCATTATTTTGGTCCGGTGGATGGTAATGACATTCCGCAATTACTTGATGCACTGGAAGAAACAAAAAAGCAAAAAGGGCCTAAACTGCTGCATATTATCACCACCAAAGGCAAAGGGTTTCGGGAAGCCGAAAAAAAGCAGACGCTTTTTCATGCACCGGGCCGTTTCGACCGGAATACGGGCGCTCTGATTGCCGAAGACCCTGAAAACCGCATCACCTATCAGGAAGTGTACGGTCGTACCCTGCTCGAGCTGGCCGAAAAAAACAAAAAAATTGTGGCCGTTACCCCGGCCATGCCTTCGGGTTCGGCTTTAACTTTTATGATGGAAAAATTTCCCGAACGGGTTTTTGATACAGGCATTGCCGAACAACATGCGGTTACTTTTTCGGCCGGACTGGCAGCTGCCGATTACACGCCTTTCTGCACCATCTATTCCACTTTTTTGCAGCGGGCTTACGACCAGGTGATTCACGATGTAGCCCTGCAAAAACTGCCGGTGGTTTTCGGCATCGACCGGGCCGGACTGGTGGGCGCCGACGGCGCCACCCATCACGGCGTTTTTGACCTGGCTTTTTTGAACAGCATTCCCGATATGGTGGTGGCAGCGCCCATGAACGAAACGGAACTGCGGCAGATGATGTTTACCGCCTCGCAATACAAAGCAGGACCATTTGCTATCCGTTATCCGCGTGGTTACGGATTTATGAAAGCCAGCGAATGGAAACAACCGTTTGAAACCCTGCCCGTTGGGAAAGGAAGGCAGGTTAAAGAAGGTGAAAATATAGCCCTTGTCTGTATCGGGCAGCCCGGAAACTTTGCGCTGGAAGCAGCCCGCCAGTTGGAAAAAGAAAACATCCGTCCGGCTGTTTTCGACCTGCGGTTTCTGAAGCCGCTGGATGAAGCGTTGCTGCACACTGTTTTCCGGCAATATCCGTTTATCCTCACCATAGAAGACGGCGTTATGCAGGGCGGACTGGCCTCGGCCATCGCTTCTTTTGCCGTGGCCAACGGCTACACCAACCCCATAAAAAGCCTCGGCGTTCCCGACCGCTTCATTCCGCACGGCAGCAAATCGGACCTTTACCGGCTTTGCGGTTTTGATGTGGAAGGCATTGTCGGGGCAGTGAAGGAGATGGTTGGTTAA